From Catharus ustulatus isolate bCatUst1 chromosome 6, bCatUst1.pri.v2, whole genome shotgun sequence, a single genomic window includes:
- the MYOD1 gene encoding myoblast determination protein 1: MDLLGPMEMTEGSLCSFTAADDFYDDPCFNTSDMHFFEDLDPRLVHVGGLLKPEEHPHHHGHHHGHEEEHVRAPSGHHQAGRCLLWACKACKRKTTNADRRKAATMRERRRLSKVNEAFETLKRCTSTNPNQRLPKVEILRNAIRYIESLQALLREQEDAYYPVLEHYSGESDASSPRSNCSDGMMEYSGPPCSSRRRNSYDSSYYTESPNDPKHGKSSVVSSLDCLSSIVERISTDNSTCPILPPVETVAEGSPCSPAEGVSLNDSGAQIPSPTNCTPLPQDNSSSNPIYQVL; encoded by the exons ATGGACTTACTGGGCCCCATGGAGATGACGGAgggctccctctgctccttcaCCGCCGCCGATGACTTCTACGACGACCCGTGCTTCAACACGTCGGACATGCACTTCTTCGAGGACCTGGACCCCCGGCTGGTGCACGTCGGGGGTCTGCTGAAGCCCGAGGAGCACCCGCACCACCACGGGCACCACCACGGGCACGAGGAGGAGCACGTCCGGGCACCCAGCGGGCACCACCAGGCCGGCCGCTGCCTGCTGTGGGCCTGCAAGGCATGCAAGAGGAAGACCACCAACGCCGACCGCAGAAAGGCCGCCACCATGAGGGAGCGCCGGCGGCTCAGCAAGGTCAACGAGGCCTTCGAGACCCTCAAGCGCTGCACCTCCACCAACCCCAACCAGCGCCTGCCCAAGGTGGAGATCCTGCGCAACGCCATCCGCTACATCGAGAGCCTGCAGGCCCTGCTGCGGGAGCAGGAGGACGCTTATTACCCGGTGCTGGAGCACTACAGCGGGGAATCGGACGCCTCCAGCCCCCGCTCAAACTGCTCCGATGGCATG ATGGAGTACAGCGGGCCGCCTTGCAGCTCTCGCAGAAGGAACAGCTATGACAGCAGCTACTACACAGAGTCCCCAAATG ATCCAAAGCATGGGAAGAGTTCTGTTGTTTCCAGTCTCGATTGCCTCTCAAGCATTGTAGAGAGGATTTCCACAGATAATTCCACATGCCCTATACTGCCTCCAGTGGAAACTGTTGCTGAAGGGAGTCCCTGTTCCCCTGCAGAAGGAGTGAGTCTGAATGATAGTGGAGCCCAAATTCCTTCTCCTACCAACTGCACCCCACTTCCCCAGgataacagcagcagcaaccccATCTACCAAGTGCTTTAA